From the genome of Thermosynechococcus sp. NK55a:
GAAACCTACACAGCAGGTCAGCCCCTATCGCAGCCCTATGTCTGGATCATTGATCCTTTGGATGGCACCTATGACTTTCTGCAACAGACGGGGGAGTACGCAATTCACGTTGCCCTTGTCCATAAACACCGCCCCTGTTTAGCTGCTGTGGTCTGGCCTGAGCAGGAGGTGATCTACACCGCCATTGCCGGTGGCGGCACCTATCGAGAAACCCGCCACAGTTCAACACGCCTGCAAGTTCAGCCCCCCAGCCCTGACCAGCCCCTGCGGGTGGTGATGAGCCGCAGCCATGGGGGCGATCGCCTAGAGGCATTTCTAACCAGCTTGGGATCGGTGCAGCTAATGCCGATGGGCAGTATGGGCTGTAAAACGGCGAGTATTTGCCAAGGGGATGCGGATCTGTACGTCAGCCTCACAGGGGGCAGTGCCCCCAAGGATTGGGACTTGGCGGCACCGGATTTGATCATGCAGGAGGCGGCGGGGGCCTTTACCTATGTCAATGGCGAATTACCCCGCTACAATCGTGCCGATGTGCAGCACTGGCAACCTCTGGTGGTATGTCATCCTGTCTTGAGCCGTTGGGTGGGCGATCGCCTGCAAGCCTTTTTACAGGAAAATCAAGGCTATTCTGGAAAATAGGCAAGTTCAGTCGGATAAAGGACAGGGCATGGTTTTTAATTGGTTTCGACGCAAGTT
Proteins encoded in this window:
- a CDS encoding 3'(2'),5'-bisphosphate nucleotidase CysQ, with amino-acid sequence MFSSLDLEKTLATLRPILWQALEQLRQFYRQVKDLTVQDKGGDPVTLADQQIDAFLRRALQEHFPASAFGYLTEETYTAGQPLSQPYVWIIDPLDGTYDFLQQTGEYAIHVALVHKHRPCLAAVVWPEQEVIYTAIAGGGTYRETRHSSTRLQVQPPSPDQPLRVVMSRSHGGDRLEAFLTSLGSVQLMPMGSMGCKTASICQGDADLYVSLTGGSAPKDWDLAAPDLIMQEAAGAFTYVNGELPRYNRADVQHWQPLVVCHPVLSRWVGDRLQAFLQENQGYSGK